The following coding sequences lie in one Helicoverpa zea isolate HzStark_Cry1AcR chromosome 2, ilHelZeax1.1, whole genome shotgun sequence genomic window:
- the LOC124642194 gene encoding nuclear cap-binding protein subunit 2: MQSSFGAMNSSIEISSYRDQHFKGSRSEQEKLLKASSTLYIGNLSFYTTEEQIYELFSRCGDIRRVIMGLDKYKKTPCGFCFVEYYTRHDSENCMRYINGTRLDDRIIRCDWDAGFIEGRQYGRGKTGGQVRDEYRTDYDGGRGGYGKIIAQKITPTPMER; encoded by the exons ATGCAAAGCAGCTTCGGCGCTATGAATTCATCTATTGAAATAAGTTCCTACCGTGATCAACATTTCAAG GGTTCCCGCAGCGAGCAAGAAAAGCTATTAAAAGCGTCATCAACGCTCTACATTGGAAACTTGTCATTTTACACTACGGAAGAACAAATATACGAATTATTTTCCCGATGCGGTGATATCAGAAGAGTAATTATGGGTTTAGATAAATATAAGAAGACTCCATGTGGATTTTGCTTTGTGGAGTATTATACGAGACATGATTCGGAAAACTGTATGAG GTACATAAATGGTACAAGACTTGATGACAGAATTATTCGTTGTGATTGGGATGCAGGATTTATTGAAGGCAGACAGTACGGCAGAGGCAAGACTGGTGGCCAG GTTCGAGATGAATATAGAACAGATTATGATGGTGGCAGAGGTggttatggaaaaataattgcACAAAAAATCACACCCACTCCTATGGAACGCTGA
- the LOC124642169 gene encoding uncharacterized protein LOC124642169, with the protein MATVQEFETLDEEVRELIQNYKHKRATAYEPCTVKNIKECLIGLSEEFGLLNISYIFNPYIDFSENTIDSEALVKLVNSVWTLLQKHKNVAQKADDLEERNHILEHKNKQLNGLVTRLKEKISSEKNESKACVASAQRISDHSDEVVHKMTDMRSKLLQVTKQKEANERKLHNEITRLKLQNDKLTDWLRNKDLHTHPTNAAQAVCKTMKSEHDDYVKHLKRIISKLENNNQMLLQEVLKLKEELIFRGMDQFTLDNGNN; encoded by the exons ATGGCCACTGTCCAAGAATTTGAAACTTTAGACGAAGAGGTTCGCGAGctaattcaaaattataaacataaaagaGCTACTGCCTACGAGCCCTGTACAGTTAAAAACATAAAGGAATGTTTAATTGGCCTCAGCGAA GAGTTTGGGTTGCTtaacataagctacattttCAATCCGTATATAGACTTTTCCGAAAACACTATAGATTCGGAAGCCTTAGTGAAGCTTGTTAACTCCGTGTGgactttattacaaaaacacaaaaatgttgcaCAAAAAGCTGATGATTTAGAGGAACGGAATCATATCCTGgaacataaaaataagcaaCTAAAC GGGCTAGTGACAAGATTGAAAGAAAAGATAAGCTCAGAGAAGAATGAGTCCAAGGCCTGCGTTGCATCGGCACAGAGGATATCAGACCACTCTGATGAAGTGGTGCACAAAATGACAGACATGCGTTCCAAATTGTTACAAGTTACCAAACAAAAGGAAGCTAATGAAAGAAAACTACACAATGAAATAACTAGACTTAAACTACAAAATGATAAACTCACTGATTGGCTTAGGAATAAAG ATCTTCACACTCATCCTACCAATGCAGCACAGGCTGTGTGCAAAACTATGAAATCAGAACATGATGATTATGTTAAGCATTTAAAGAGAATAATAAGCAAATTGGAAAATAACAATCAAATGTTATTACAAGAAGTTCTCAAACTCAAAGAAGAACTCATTTTTAGAGGAATGGACCAGTTCACTTTGGATAATGGAAATAATTAA
- the LOC124642185 gene encoding ras-like GTP-binding protein RhoL, which yields MGTSKRLKITVVGDGMVGKTCLLYVFTKNEFPEEYVPTVFDNYVGHITVDGEEVEMALWDTAGQEDYERLRPLSYTQTNCFLVCYSVGTRSSFENVIHKWYPELKHFNEKVPIVLVATKIDLRASGSAVITTQEGKKLKKKIRAVQLVECSALERVNMNEVFEEAVRAALRKTPVHKRTCAYL from the exons ATGGGGACGTCAAAAAGACTGAAGATAACAGTGGTTGGCGATGGTATGGTCGGCAAAACATGTTTGCTCTACGTTTTCACGAAGAATGAATTTCCCGAAGAATATGTACCAACAGT GTTCGACAACTATGTCGGTCACATCACCGTGGATGGTGAAGAGGTGGAAATGGCGTTGTGGGACACTGCCGGCCAGGAGGACTACGAACGGTTAAGGCCTTTATCTTATACACAG ACAAACTGTTTCCTTGTGTGCTATTCGGTGGGCACTCGTTCGTCATTCGAAAACGTGATCCACAAATGGTATCCAGAGCTAAAAcacttcaatgaaaaagtaCCCATTGTATTAGTTG CTACTAAAATTGACCTGCGAGCATCCGGCAGCGCAGTGATTACGACACAAGAAGGAAAGAaactaaaaaagaaaattcg AGCAGTGCAGCTGGTGGAGTGCTCGGCGCTGGAGCGCGTCAACATGAACGAGGTGTTCGAGGAGGCGGTGCGCGCCGCGCTGCGCAAGACGCCCGTGCACAAGCGCACCTGTGCATATCTCTGA
- the LOC124642156 gene encoding uncharacterized protein LOC124642156, translated as MWRRYTICRDLPKFFARKWRSSVEVCLRRVVPVARQYLRGGVYHGVYGVGVEVGAAVPAWWSVSWGVWSGCRGRRGVARQYLRGGVYHGVYGVGVEVGAVWRGSTCVVECIMACMEWVSRSARQYLRGGVYHGVYGVGVEVGAVWRGSTCVVECIMGCMEWVSRSARCGAAVPAWWSVSWRVWSGCRGRRGVARQYLPGGVYHGVYGVGVEVGAVWRGSTCVVECIMACMEWVSRSARCGAAVPAWWSVSWRVWSGCRGRRGVARQYLRGGVYHGVYGVGVEVGAVWRGSTCVVECIMACMEWVSKSARCGAAVSAWWSVSWRVWSGCRGRRGVARQYLRGGVYHGVYGVGVEVGAVWRGSTCVVECIMACMEWVSRSARCGAAVPAWCSVSWRVWSGCRGRRGVARQYLRGGVYHGVYVVGVEVGAVWRGSTCVVECIMACMEWVSRSARCGAAVPAWWSVSWRVWSGCRGRRGVARQYLRGGVYHGVYGVGVEVGAVWRGSTCVVECIMACMEWVSRSARCGAAVPAWWSVSWRVWSGCRGRRGVARQYLRGGVYHGVYGVGVEVGAVWRGSTCVVECIMACMEWVSRSARCGAAVPAWWSVSWRVWSGCRGRRGVARQYLRGGVYHGVYGVGVEVGAVWRGSTCVVECIMACMEWVSRSARCGAAVPAWWSVSWRVWSGCRGRRGVARQYLRGGVYHGAYGVGVEVGAVWRGSTCVVECIMACMEWVSRSARCGAAVPAW; from the exons ATGTGGCGGAGGTACACTATATGTAGAGATTTGCCAAAATTTTTCGCTCGAAAATGGCGATCGAGTGTGGAGGTCTGTCTGCGCCGTGTGGTGCCGGTGGCGCGGCAGTACCTGCGTGGTGGAGTGTATCATGGCGTGTATGGAGTGGGTGTCGAGGTCGGCGCGGCAGTACCTGCGTGGTGGAGTGTATCATGGGGTGTATGGAGTGGGTGTCGAGGTCGGCGCGGTGTGGCGCGGCAGTACCTGCGTGGTGGAGTGTATCATGGGGTGTATGGAGTGGGTGTCGAGGTCGGCGCGGTGTGGCGCGGCAGTACCTGCGTGGTGGAGTGTATCATGGCGTGTATGGAGTGGGTGTCGAGGTCGGCGCGGCAGTACCTGCGTGGTGGAGTGTATCATGGGGTGTATGGAGTGGGTGTCGAGGTCGGCGCGGTGTGGCGCGGCAGTACCTGCGTGGTGGAGTGTATCATGGGGTGTATGGAGTGGGTGTCGAGGTCGGCGCGGTGTGGCGCGGCAGTACCTGCGTGGTGGAGTGTATCATGGCGTGTATGGAGTGGGTGTCGAGGTCGGCGCGGTGTGGCGCGGCAGTACCTGCCTGGTGGAGTGTATCATGGCGTGTATGGAGTGGGTGTCGAGGTCGGCGCGGTGTGGCGCGGCAGTACCTGCGTGGTGGAGTGTATCATGGCGTGTATGGAGTGGGTGTCGAGGTCGGCGCGGTGTGGCGCGGCAGTACCTGCGTGGTGGAGTGTATCATGGCGTGTATGGAGTGGGTGTCGAG GTCGGCGCGGTGTGGCGCGGCAGTACCTGCGTGGTGGAGTGTATCATGGCGTGTATGGAGTGGGTGTCGAGGTCGGCGCGGTGTGGCGCGGCAGTACCTGCGTGGTGGAGTGTATCATGGCGTGTATGGAGTGGGTGTCGAAGTCGGCGCGGTGTGGCGCGGCAGTATCTGCGTGGTGGAGTGTATCATGGCGTGTATGGAGTGGGTGTCGAGGTCGGCGCGGTGTGGCGCGGCAGTACCTGCGTGGTGGAGTGTATCATGGCGTGTATGGAGTGGGTGTCGAGGTCGGCGCGGTGTGGCGCGGCAGTACCTGCGTGGTGGAGTGTATCATGGCGTGTATGGAGTGGGTGTCGAGGTCGGCGCGGTGTGGCGCGGCAGTACCTGCGTGGTGCAGTGTATCATGGCGTGTATGGAGTGGGTGTCGAGGTCGGCGCGGTGTGGCGCGGCAGTACCTGCGTGGTGGAGTGTATCATGGCGTGTATGTAGTGGGTGTCGAGGTCGGCGCGGTGTGGCGCGGCAGTACCTGCGTGGTGGAGTGTATCATGGCGTGTATGGAGTGGGTGTCGAGGTCGGCGCGGTGTGGCGCGGCAGTACCTGCGTGGTGGAGTGTATCATGGCGTGTATGGAGTGGGTGTCGAGGTCGGCGCGGTGTGGCGCGGCAGTACCTGCGTGGTGGAGTGTATCATGGCGTGTATGGAGTGGGTGTCGAGGTCGGCGCGGTGTGGCGCGGCAGTACCTGCGTGGTGGAGTGTATCATGGCGTGTATGGAGTGGGTGTCGAGGTCGGCGCGGTGTGGCGCGGCAGTACCTGCGTGGTGGAGTGTATCATGGCGTGTATGGAGTGGGTGTCGAGGTCGGCGCGGTGTGGCGCGGCAGTACCTGCGTGGTGGAGTGTATCATGGCGTGTATGGAGTGGGTGTCGAGGTCGGCGCGGTGTGGCGCGGCAGTACCTGCGTGGTGGAGTGTATCATGGCGTGTATGGAGTGGGTGTCGAGGTCGGCGCGGTGTGGCGCGGCAGTACCTGCGTGGTGGAGTGTATCATGGCGTGTATGGAGTGGGTGTCGAGGTCGGCGCGGTGTGGCGCGGCAGTACCTGCGTGGTGGAGTGTATCATGGCGTGTATGGAGTGGGTGTCGAGGTCGGCGCGGTGTGGCGCGGCAGTACCTGCGTGGTGGAGTGTATCATGGCGTGTATGGAGTGGGTGTCGAGGTCGGCGCGGTGTGGCGCGGCAGTACCTGCGTGGTGGAGTGTATCATGGCGCGTATGGAGTGGGTGTCGAGGTCGGCGCGGTGTGGCGCGGCAGTACCTGCGTGGTGGAGTGTATCATGGCGCGTATGGAGTGGGTGTCGAGGTCGGCGCGGTGTGGCGCGGCAGTACCTGCGTGGTGGAGTGTATCATGGCGTGTATGGAGTGGGTGTCGAGGTCGGCGCGGTGTGGCGCGGCAGTACCTGCGTGGTGA
- the LOC124642164 gene encoding putative nuclease HARBI1 produces the protein MDIFEEIDYYDNLFPVDDSNRRLNFSVPLRYLRDVQDPYHCENFKKRYRFSQDVVKSVILPLIDQDLRKLCNRGHPIAPELQILVCLRFYATASFQIVCGDLLCVSQPAASNIVANVSRLIALRQRQYIKYPQDMVSHRAQFAQLGRYQEYPGLRNVDGAIDCTHVKIVNTPGVEHHEAFRNRKSYFSINVQAVVGPFGNFMDIVARWAGSTHDSRIFQMCLLRTKYMQQQHTGYLIGDSGYPCLRFLLTPVGTPTTHAEQTYNKVHIKTRNVVERTFGRWKRRFPCLSRGLGNKLITVSNIIVACAVLFNISLVTNDMMPSYEEENEGIEEETNNESDSPGTTDGFAFRNTIINNYV, from the exons atggatatttttgaagaaatagaTTATTATGATAATCTATTTCCTGTCGACGATTCAAACAGAAGGTTGAACTTCAGCGTTCCGCTCAGATACCTCAGAGATGTACAGGACCCATATCATTGTGAGAACTTCAAGAAAAGGTATAGGTTTTCACAAGATGTGGTAAAATCGGTAATTCTACCCTTAATTGACCAAGATCTGAGAAAGTTGTGCAACCGTGGTCATCCCATAGCCCCGGAGTTACAAATTCTTGTGTGTTTGCGGTTTTATGCCACAGCGTCCTTTCAA ATAGTTTGTGGAGATTTGTTATGCGTATCTCAACCAGCCGCTTCAAATATTGTTGCAAATGTGTCGAGATTGATTGCTCTACGACAAAGACAATATATTAAATATCCACAAGACATGGTGTCACACAGAGCGCAGTTTGCGCAGCTGGGCCGGTATCAAGAATACCCAGGCCTAAGAAATGTGGATGGTGCAATCGATTGCACACACGTTAAAATTGTGAATACTCCAGGTGTGGAACACCACGAAGCCTTCAGAAACAGAAAGTCTTACTTTTCTATAAATGTCCAG gCAGTTGTTGGACCATTTGGAAATTTTATGGACATTGTGGCACGATGGGCTGGCAGTACACACGATAGCAGAATTTTCCAAATGTGTTTGTTGCGCACCAAATACATGCAGCAACAACACACTGGCTATCTCATTGGAGACAGTGGCTACCCATGCTTAAGATTTCTTTTGACACCAGTAGGCACACCGACAACCCATGCAGAACAAACATACAACAAAGTCCACATTAAAACAAGAAATGTGGTGGAGAGAACATTTGGGAGATGGAAACGGAGATTTCCATGCCTAAGTAGAGGGTTGGGCAACAAACTCATCACAGTTTCCAACATTATTGTTGCATGTGCTGTACTGTTTAACATTTCATTGGTGACAAATGACATGATGCCTTCATATGAAGAAGAGAATGAGGGCATTGAGGAAGAGACAAACAATGAATCGGACAGTCCAGGGACTACTGATGGTTTCGCATTCAGAAacacaattataaataattatgtctgA